One Owenweeksia hongkongensis DSM 17368 genomic region harbors:
- a CDS encoding leucine-rich repeat domain-containing protein: MAPKFTIITLFVFGSLALSAQFANPTEPVYSAISEAAEVDNATQLNLRDLQLFQLDDSAEELKNLTFLNLMKNNMESWDKSIFTLTNLQTLNVKENSLKAIPKEIENLKKLEALDIAKNKVPEIPKEMGELQSLRLLHASFNNVVYISPALGTCEQLQVIDLSHNQLSAIPAEFSSLKNLKTLQLGYNQFREFKGDWCNISSLEDLDLNHNYLRNFPGEVKKLKSLKALNLSNNELTELPEELCKLKDLEQLILSENALTELPRNIGRLKNLRTLIAVGNNFSESEKTRIKEALPGCTVILD, encoded by the coding sequence ATGGCTCCGAAATTCACCATAATTACGCTTTTCGTTTTTGGATCATTGGCTCTTTCTGCCCAATTCGCCAATCCTACTGAGCCGGTATATTCCGCGATAAGCGAAGCTGCAGAGGTAGATAATGCCACACAACTTAACCTTCGCGACTTGCAGCTTTTTCAGCTGGATGATAGTGCCGAGGAATTGAAGAATCTCACTTTTCTAAACTTGATGAAAAACAATATGGAGAGTTGGGACAAGAGCATTTTTACACTTACAAATCTCCAAACTTTAAATGTGAAGGAGAATAGCCTGAAGGCCATTCCAAAAGAAATCGAAAACCTGAAAAAGCTCGAGGCTTTGGACATTGCTAAAAACAAAGTACCAGAGATACCAAAGGAGATGGGAGAGTTGCAAAGCTTAAGATTATTGCACGCTTCCTTTAACAATGTGGTTTACATTTCGCCAGCGCTAGGTACTTGCGAACAGCTTCAAGTTATTGATCTGTCTCACAATCAACTGAGTGCTATTCCAGCTGAATTTTCAAGTCTTAAAAATTTAAAAACATTGCAACTGGGCTATAACCAGTTTAGAGAATTTAAAGGCGATTGGTGTAACATATCAAGCTTAGAGGATTTAGATTTAAACCATAACTATTTGCGGAATTTCCCTGGTGAGGTGAAAAAACTGAAGAGTCTGAAAGCTTTGAATCTTTCGAATAATGAACTGACCGAACTTCCTGAAGAACTTTGTAAGCTGAAAGATCTGGAACAACTTATTCTTTCAGAAAATGCTTTGACAGAACTCCCTCGTAATATTGGCCGCCTTAAAAATCTACGAACGCTTATAGCAGTGGGAAACAATTTTAGCGAAAGCG